CGCCCGGGATTGGGGCCGGACGCGATCATCGTGGACCACACGACGACGTCGCCCACGGGCACGGCGGCTCGCGTGGCGCGGTGGACGGCGCGGGGCGTGGCGTTCCAGCATGCGCCGGTGTTCATGGGGCCGCAGAACGCGCTGGAACGCACGGGCTTCATGCTCGCGTCGGGCGATCGCGCGCGGTTCGACGCGCTGGCCCCGGAGCTCGCGAAGATGACCGGCAAGCTGGTGTACGTGGGGCCGCAGCCGGAGCGGGCCGCGGGGATGAAGCTGCTGGGCAACCTGTTTCTCGTGTCGATGATCGCGGGCGCCACCGACATGCTGTCGCTGGCCAAGGCGATGCACATTCCGGCCGCCGATGCGGCGTCGCTGTTCGACTGGTTCAATCCGGGCGCGATGTTGCCGGCGCGGCTGCAGCGCATGCTCGAGGCCGACTTCGAACATCCGTCGTGGAACCTGGCCATGGCGCGCAAGGATGCCCGCCTGATGATCGAGGAGGCCGAGCGGGGCGGCGCGCCGCTGACCGTCATCCCGGCGGCGGCGGCGGAGATGGATCGCTGGATCGCCATGGGGCATGGGCAGGAC
Above is a window of Gemmatimonadaceae bacterium DNA encoding:
- a CDS encoding NAD(P)-dependent oxidoreductase; translated protein: MIAWIGTGLLGTNFVRALRARGEQVQVWNRSPDRARALEADGATVFTDPAQAVRGAVRVHVALSDDAAVDDVLERCRPGLGPDAIIVDHTTTSPTGTAARVARWTARGVAFQHAPVFMGPQNALERTGFMLASGDRARFDALAPELAKMTGKLVYVGPQPERAAGMKLLGNLFLVSMIAGATDMLSLAKAMHIPAADAASLFDWFNPGAMLPARLQRMLEADFEHPSWNLAMARKDARLMIEEAERGGAPLTVIPAAAAEMDRWIAMGHGQDDWTVIAADTLR